The DNA window GAGTTCTGGTTGGGGTATATCGAGGCCATTTTTGAGGATCGACGAGATGAGGAGGGGACCGGGACCTCGACCGGTATCACAGTCGAGTATGACCTGGGGGAGGATGAAGAGGCGGACTAAAATTCCCATTCCCCAGGGCGGTTCTACCCTTCCCAGGAAGATCCAACAAAGGTACGACACGTATATGAAAGCGGGTACCGGTTCAACCGACAACCCTATTTTTGTATGCGGGCTATCTGATCGATGCCAGCCTCTTCGGGCGGTGCTCGGTCTGCAGGCTCCAGGGGTCGACACACCCACCAGAGATGGAGGGTCGACGGGTGGCCGTGCTGGATTCGACTTCTCACGCATCGAAGCTTTGTTGATGTCGTCGAGCGGTAATGCAACCTCAATGAACTTCTTTGAAGCCTTGATCTCTGTCATGGTATTGTCTGTCGTTCCCTGCCTGCCGGTGGATGGAGGTCGACAGATGTGCTGGTCGAACCGGGGGGATAACGGCCGGTTTAGTGCCTGTAATGATGATGAGGTGTTGAACAAAGGAAAAGTGATCGAAGTGTTCGTGGAGAGACAGAGAATGCAGGGAGATACGATAAAATAGGAAGATACAATCGTATCTGATATTCAATTTCAGTACCTGGGCCGATAGTTGGGGAGGTTCACCTGGGATCTGATGGTAAAACCAGAATTAGTCCTAATTAGTACCTAATTAGTAACAATTAGTTACAAGCGCAAGATGGGGAAAAGTCACGAATCGCAGGCAGACTGAGAATTAAACAGAAATTTTCCATTTTCACCCCTACGACAATTGTTCAACATTTGTAGTACATACAAATTGATATTCAGGCCCTCCAAGGTATCATCGAAGCCACTTGAGTACATGTTGGTGGGCAATCCCTGCCGGCAGCGGGACGGCGATCTGCTCGGTCCGTTATGAGAAGTTGATGAGGGAACAGGTGGAGATTAGGTAGGGCCGACTGTGGTTGAATCTCCGCTGGGATACCGGTCCCGACTGGTTGTTGTACACGAACAGTCCTTCATCGAATCCAAACCACGATGAGGATTATTATCTGAGTTGAAACTCCTCCTTCATCTCCCGAATCTGCGCCGCCAGGGGGGGATAATCCCCCTTCCTCGCAAGGGAAAGCGCATCGTCGATCACGCGGGACGCCTCCATGCGCCGGCCCTGTTGCGCGAAGATGATCACCTGATTCGCGAGCGAGGGCGCCAATCCTTCGATGTTCCCGAGTTCTCGGCAGATCCAAATATTTGTTGAATCAGTCAGAGCTGCATCACGAGAAGGCATGTTCCGCGAAGTACAGATGAAATTCAGGGGATCCAATATCCTTCTGGCAATGGCTCAGTGAACGAGCAAGACAGGAGATCGGAGTGAATGGATCTCATGACGGGATTATGCAACAGAGCACCATTTTAAAAAAACTATAAATACTGTTAACCGTAAATATCAACAAGTCGATATCGATTAAACGATATCTACCACTTGATATGATTTGGACATATACAGAAGTAAAATTCGTTACAGATTCGTATCAAATCGTCGATATGATATCGATTTGACGATAAATTAAGGAGTTTGAAAAATGAACGGCAAATGGCCTCACCATGATGAGAGAATCCATGAGATGATCTGGGGATTCCGTGACAGAATGATGATGATGGAAAACTTCGGCGGCCTGAGAAGCTGGATCCTCTTTGCACTCAAGGATGGGCCAAAAAATGGAGTGGAGATCATGAACTCAATTCAGGATATACGGCGGATTCCCCACGCATTCCATGACCACCAGCCGGGATCCCCTTTTCCAGGTCGGCCCACTAATGAGGGTGAAGAATCCGGTATGTGGCGCCCGTCACCCGGTTCGATCTACCCCATGCTGAACAAAATGACCAACAAGAATCTTATCTTAAAAATGGAGGACAAACGATACGAAATGACACAGACCGGTCAAGAGACATTTTCCCGGATATTTGGATCCGTATCACCTGGTGCAAATCCGGAGAGCAGGAGATATGACGTTGACAATGTACTCACAGAGATGAACGGTTCTGCATCGTATTTAGGGGATATTGCAAAAGAGAAACTGATCCCTCAGGAAGCAATAATCGATGAAATCATCCAGAAACTGACACAAGTTAAAGAATCGCTCCACCAGCAATAAAATTCAGACGACAGGATTCTGGTGCGTTGTCGGGATGTTTACATAATGAACATTGATGATTCACGACGATATCATGTTCTTTAAGTCCCGTTAATGCACCAGCACCGAAAATCATAATTTTTATAGTGAGGATATGAAGATGTTAAACAAAAAACTAATGCCACCTTCAACAAAAAGAGATTTTGACAAAGCGTACAATTCATTCTCCCACTGGATGTGGTCGGATGTGCGCATTCCAAAAGAACTGAAAGAGCTCGCGAAAGCAACCAATTCTAAGACCTCTCTCGAATTGGGTTGTGGGCTCGGCGTATTTTCGACCTACATGGCAGAACAAGGGATAAAGGCAACCGGGGTTGATTTTTCTTCCGTTGCGATCGAAAAGGCGAAGCAACGAGCGGCTGAAAAAAAGAATAAGCCGACATTCCTGGTCGGAGATGTAACTGACTTAAAAATCATCACTGAACCGTTTGATGTTACCTTTGATGTTGGCTGCTTCCATTGTTTAAACGAGGAAGACGAGAAAAAATATGCTTCAGAAATGCACAGGCTTTTGAAGCCCGGGGGTACGCTCCTCATTTGGGCTTTGCGAAATTCACCGAGTGGCATCAAACTGAATGCTGAACATATTTCCAGGGTATTTAGCGAGGGATTTCAACTGGTTGATTCTAGGTTTAGCGGCCGGAAAATAATTATTGTTGCCTCAGATTGGTATTGGCTCACCCGTTCAAAATAAAACATTAGCTCTACTGAGTCTGCTGTATAACCACTATGCATTGACTCCCCCTTCTCCTCTAACGCGGTCAAATATAGCCGTCCGCATCCCGCCTGGCGCCGGAGCAGCGCGACAAGTCAGGGGCGTCATCCTATCACAATAGGGCAACCTCAAAAAACAGCAAGGTGATGTGAAGCGAGCCGGAATGCAGTGAGCGCAAGCGGACGGAATGAGAACGAGTGAACATGACCGAGCGTCTTTATACCAACCGGACACGATGGCTCCCACCCTCGGTATGGTGGGTGGGACTCCAGAGGGGCGGTCCGGAGGATAATTTCCCGCAGATCGCCGGCTCTTCCATCCCTCTCCCGACGGTACTTCCTCACGGTCCATGCATCCGTTGTCTCACCAATCGTCAGCCACTGGAAGGGGTTGGCGGACGGAACGGCCCGGGTCCGTGAGCAGGCCGCCGTCCAGGTCCTGCCCGGTGCGATCCCGATCGACGAGGTGAAGCCGATCGCCTCCGGCCTGCTCGGCCGGTGCTCGGTCTGCGGGCTGCAGGTCGCGACCTACTCCCATGCCGACAGCGGGACGGCGATCTGCTCCAGGTGTTATGAGAAACTGGTGCGGGAGCAGGTGGAGATCCGGTAGGGCCGGCTGTGGGTGAGGATGGGTTCACCGTGAATCCATCCATGACACAGGGCACCTCCCTGATCGAGTTCACCTGAAAGGATCCGCCCTGCATCATCTGATCGGGGTTTATATCCCGGCAGGAGATAGTCTTCATCATGACACGCTGGCTCTGCAGGGCTGATCGCACGAACGCCGCGATCGTCAAGGAACGCCTCGTCCGGGGCGTGCCGGCCCTCTCATTCATCAAGAGCATGGTCATGTGGTCGGGTTCCATCCTCTCAACGACCGGTCCGAGCGCCGTGGAACTCACCGGACCATCAGTCCGGCTTGAGAAGTCGCTTCAGACCTGCTGGGAGCAGAACCAGGGGTATCTGAAGGCGCTCGGGGACGGGGTGTGACGTGAGCGAGGAGATGAGGGAGCCGGCCGGAGGTTTGTCCGAGTTTCTTCTCTACCAGACCGAAGGGGGCGAGACCCGTGTCCAGGTCAGCCTGTTCGAGGGGACGGTCTGGCTGACGCAGCGGTTGATCGCCGAGTTGTATCAGAAATCGATCAAGACAATCAACGAGCATATCAAAAACATCTACGAGGAGCGGGAACTCGACCCCCAAGCAACTATCCGGAAATTCCGGATAGTTCAACTGGAGGGTGACCGCCAGGTCGAGCGTCTGGTGGACTTCTACAACCTCGATATGATCCTTGCCGTGGGCTACCGGGTGCGGTCGCACAGGGGGACCCAATTTCGACAGTGGGCGACGAAGCAACTGCGGGAATATGTGGTGAAGGGTTTTGTCCTGGACGATGAGCGCCTGAAGGAGGCCGGCGGGATCGGGAGGGACTACTTCGACGAACTTCTGGAGCGGATCCGTGACATCAGGGCGTCGGAGAGGCGGTTCTACCAGAAGATTACTGATATCTATGCGACGAGCGTCGACTATGATCCGAAAGACCCGATGACACTTGAGTTCTTCAAGACGGTACAGAACAAGATGCACTGGGCGATCCACGGGCATACGGCGGCTGAGACGATATTCCTCCGGGCTGATGCGAGGAAGCCGCACATGGGGCTGACGACCTGGAAACAGGGGCCGAAAGGGCGGATCCACAAGACCGATGTGGGGGTTGCGAAGAACTACCTGACCAGGGAAGAGATCTCAAACCTGAACCTGATCGTGAACCAGTATCTCGACTTCGCTGAGTTTCAGGCCCGCCAGCGCCGGGAGATGAGGATGGAGGACTGGATCAGGAAACTGGATGGTTTTATTCAGTTGAATGACCGGAACGTTCTCAAAAACGCCGGGAGTATTTCGGCAGAAAGGGCGAAGCAGAAGGCGCAGAAGGAGTTTGAGGGGTCTGAAGCGCAGCGCCGTATCAAGGAGGCGAGCGAGCCGACAAGCGACTTCGACCTGATGGTCGACGAGGTTACGTATCTCTCCAAGAAGCAGGAGGACGAAGATGAAGTCTGATGCAGGTGTTTCGGTTGCGTATGCGATGCATACCTTTCCAGAGCGGTTCATCCTGTTTCTCGGAGTCGGAGTATCGGTCGCTGCCGGCCTTCCGACGGCACGCGATACCGCCGGGTATTGGATCCCTGCCATTGCTGAGGCCTGGCCCGAGTCGTCAAGAGTGCAACAGTCTGTTGCACAAATTCCCGATGGACCCGGACGTCCGGAGTATCTGTGACATAGGACGGGGTTCGGGCGACGGTTGGTTATGGGGTGTGAGTGATGAGTTCGGTTGAGAACATACGGCGTATTGAAGAGATCCGGAAAACCAAGACAGAAAGGGATACAATCATTCAAAATGCCCTGGCATGCCGGACATTGCAAGATGGAAAAATCGTCGTGAAAGGAGAATCCAATCTGCAGCAGAAGGTGCTTAACGATGCCATCCTGTCTTTTGAGGTGATGGTGGCAGAAGGATACGAGCAACGGCTTGACAAAATTTGCTACTCGTATCCTCCATCCGGTTCCTCCCCAATAACTGATTTCTCCCTCATTGAAGTCATGAAAAATCTGAAAGGGAGGAGGGCTTCGACATTTGCGGAATGTATGGAGGAGGTGGAGATAGAATATCGCAGGCTCGAGGAGTTACCACTCATCCGGTACGACGTGTATATGGTTCTCAATGTTGTTCCGTTTGAAGACTTCCCAGCCTTGACCCTATCAATGGGGGATGCAACAGTTCAGATCAGGAGTACACAAGAACTTCGCACCGTTCTCTCCAACGAGGACGTTCTCGCGGAAAAACGGAAAATTGAACAAAAAGTTGGATTCCGCTACTCCCTTGATAATCGAATCTTCTTAACGGTGTCTCTACAGGCTAGAAACGCGTACTACGCAGGAAAAATTGCCATGGACCTCCGGGACTTCGTCCTCGCGCTTATCGATTTATCCAAGCACGAGCGCTCCATGCCGCTTCTGAGTAGCGGACCCATCGGTGCTATCGACAGCCTTAATTCGACGATTGGGTTCATCCTCGATGAGAATAATACCTACCACGATTTCTTTTATCAGTCGGAGAACCTCGATGATGTGACCATCTCAATAGATCGAGACGCCGTCATTGAGGCAACTGACAAATATTCACGTGCATCCACTGACGCCCAGCAAATTATCCAAAGAGCATTTTCGGCGTATCACCGAGGGATAACTGAGAAGAACCCATCTTTCGCGTTCATGTACTTCTGGTCAAGTCTCGAGCAGATCCTCTTGAAAGATGAAAATCTACGTCATCCAGACATGTTGAACCGGTTGTATCGTGTAGCTATAAATCCAAACTTACTTCATAAATTTGAGATTGGTCAGCTCCTCAAACTTCGAAATGCCCTCATCCATGACGCAGCATATCATAGGGTAGGACCCTATCACCGTAGCCTACTCAAACTTTTCACTGAACCAATACTTTGGTTCTTTCTGTATGACATCTCTGACTTCAATAAGGGACAACTTGATTTACTCTATAACAAATTCGGCTGCCACAAGAACGAATTCAAACGTCCGCGTGCGTCAGATGAAGAGGCAGCAGTGTATGCTCGAATAAAAAAGATCCGGGAATCTGCACCTCTGAAGGTTAGCAACTGAATGGAAAAAACCGCACTCCCATCTTCTACTGCCGAGAGTCACGATTATCAAAGCCTCCTCGCCGATCTCAAAACCCGGGTCCGCTCAGCCCAGGTCAAGGCCGCACTCTCGGTCAACCACGAACTGATCCAGCTCTACTGGGAGATCGGCCGATCGATCCTCGCCGCCCAGGACCGGGAAGGGTGGGGGACGAAGGTGATCGACCGGCTGGCCGGCGATCTCCGCCATGAGTTCCCGGAGATGAAGGGGTTCTCGCCCCGGAATCTGAAATATATGCGCCGGCTCGCCGAGGCCTGGCCCGACCCCTCAATTGTGCCACAGCCAGTGGCACAAATTCCGTGGGGCCACAACTGCATCCTGCTCGATAAGATTGGCGAGCCGGCACTGCGTGAATACTATAGTCGAAAACCTGATAATAATCAGGTTTTCTCGAAATCCGGTTCTCCCGTAAGGGAGAAACGGATCGCTGAGAGAAGGGAACTCGTAGTAAAACAAAAAGAAAAGACGGGGTTCTGAGCCGGCCACCCTATTTTTGAACTGTCAAGCATCCCTTGACAGTTCGCCGGCTCACCAGGTCAGATCCACCGGAGATGATCGATCGTGACCAGGGCGGCCAGGACGATCGCTGAGAGGATGACCACCTCGAGAGGGACGATCGGGGCCAGCCAGTCCCGCTCAAGTTCCCAGACCGCAGGACCAAGCATGACAATGTTGACCAGAACGACGATACGGATGAGGGAAACGTCTTGCATGTCGAAATGATCGCCGCCCTGAAGATGAGTATTTCGATACGATTCCGCCGGACGG is part of the Methanosphaerula palustris E1-9c genome and encodes:
- a CDS encoding EVE domain-containing protein; translated protein: MTRWLCRADRTNAAIVKERLVRGVPALSFIKSMVMWSGSILSTTGPSAVELTGPSVRLEKSLQTCWEQNQGYLKALGDGV
- a CDS encoding PadR family transcriptional regulator; this translates as MNGKWPHHDERIHEMIWGFRDRMMMMENFGGLRSWILFALKDGPKNGVEIMNSIQDIRRIPHAFHDHQPGSPFPGRPTNEGEESGMWRPSPGSIYPMLNKMTNKNLILKMEDKRYEMTQTGQETFSRIFGSVSPGANPESRRYDVDNVLTEMNGSASYLGDIAKEKLIPQEAIIDEIIQKLTQVKESLHQQ
- a CDS encoding DUF1016 N-terminal domain-containing protein encodes the protein MEKTALPSSTAESHDYQSLLADLKTRVRSAQVKAALSVNHELIQLYWEIGRSILAAQDREGWGTKVIDRLAGDLRHEFPEMKGFSPRNLKYMRRLAEAWPDPSIVPQPVAQIPWGHNCILLDKIGEPALREYYSRKPDNNQVFSKSGSPVREKRIAERRELVVKQKEKTGF
- a CDS encoding class I SAM-dependent methyltransferase — encoded protein: MKMLNKKLMPPSTKRDFDKAYNSFSHWMWSDVRIPKELKELAKATNSKTSLELGCGLGVFSTYMAEQGIKATGVDFSSVAIEKAKQRAAEKKNKPTFLVGDVTDLKIITEPFDVTFDVGCFHCLNEEDEKKYASEMHRLLKPGGTLLIWALRNSPSGIKLNAEHISRVFSEGFQLVDSRFSGRKIIIVASDWYWLTRSK
- a CDS encoding virulence RhuM family protein → MSEEMREPAGGLSEFLLYQTEGGETRVQVSLFEGTVWLTQRLIAELYQKSIKTINEHIKNIYEERELDPQATIRKFRIVQLEGDRQVERLVDFYNLDMILAVGYRVRSHRGTQFRQWATKQLREYVVKGFVLDDERLKEAGGIGRDYFDELLERIRDIRASERRFYQKITDIYATSVDYDPKDPMTLEFFKTVQNKMHWAIHGHTAAETIFLRADARKPHMGLTTWKQGPKGRIHKTDVGVAKNYLTREEISNLNLIVNQYLDFAEFQARQRREMRMEDWIRKLDGFIQLNDRNVLKNAGSISAERAKQKAQKEFEGSEAQRRIKEASEPTSDFDLMVDEVTYLSKKQEDEDEV